A window of Gadus chalcogrammus isolate NIFS_2021 chromosome 2, NIFS_Gcha_1.0, whole genome shotgun sequence genomic DNA:
ATTCAGAAACCATTACACAATGAGATGTTCCTGTTGTGTAAACAGGGCCGTCAATCGTACCCGGGTTGGGTATACACTCTCGCTGTGTAACTGTCTGAAGTCTGGGTGTGCACTGATAAATATCTCATATGTTGTATTCTCTCACTGTAACCATGGTAATTGTGTGGCCATATACCCCTCATCTATATTATACGTTGTTTATGTACCGTAGCCATGGTAACGGTGACTCCTTATACTCCTCCCCTTTATTTCATactgtaaccatggtaacagtGACTCTTCATACCCCTCCTCTACAACAGATGTGGTGTACATcctgtaaccatggtaacagtGACTTCTTATAACCCTCCTCTGTATCATACGTGGCGCACATCCTGTAAAAATGGTAACGGTGACTACTCATACCCCCCTCTATATCAGACGTGGTGTACATCCTGTGACCATGGTAACAGTGActcctaatccccccccccccccccccccctctgtatcATACGTGGTGTACATCCTGTAACCGTGCTAACCGTGTGTGCAGGCGGACGAGCCGGCTGTGGAGCGTAACGTGCAGCGTCTGGCCGCCCTGACGGAGCTCAGCCAGCGGGTGGCCCCGCTGAAGCAGCGCCGGGCCCCGCACCCCCGGGCCGGCCCCGCCCTCCCTGTGTGCGAATGGACGGAACGAGGGGTATGGCCGTTACCATGGCGCTGGGACCTTGTTGTTATGGGGACGGTGGCATCGTGTTGTCATGAACTTTGTAATGTGGTCACCATGTCATGATATAATAATGATTAAAGGACATTATCATGACATTGATGACAGGTATCATGACATTATCATGAAATTATCAGGACATTATCAGGACATTATCATGACAGATATCATGACATATATCATGACATTATCATGACAGATATCATGACATTATCATGACAGTTATGACATGATGATGACAGATATCATAAcataataatgattattatcattaaatTATCATGACATTATCGTGACATTATCGTGACAGATCAGGATGTACGACCTCCCCCTGACCTGTAGCTCCTCCCCTCCAGGACTCCGTGACCCGCGGGGAGAACCTGACCCTGAGGTCCAACGCAGACAACAGGAAGTGGGAGGTCCAGAAGGGCGACGGGACGACCATGAGCCTACCGGGCGCCTGCGTCATGATCCCGGCCCCGGACACGGAGGCCCTCAAGAAGGTCGACAGGTACAAGAGGGCCACGCCCACGTGACACGCCCATATATAAACTAACACGCCAATATATAGACTGACACGCCCTTATATAGGGTGACACTCTTGTATATGGACTGACACTGCCACACATGTCAGTGGACACGCCCATATATAGTCTGACACAACCCTATAAAGGGTCGTGTCAGATATAGGGTGACAGTGGATTTAAAAAACATTGCTCAGACCTGTGACGTCACATGACCCCCTGAGGTGACTGGACCGTgacgaggtgtgtgtctgtgtacctcAGTGTGCGTGGCGTTGTGTTGaccttggtgtgtttgtgtacattagCCTGGAGCAGGAGTTGACAGACCTCAAGAGACGACGCGCCGCTCTGAGGACCTCGCTGAGGACTGCGGAGGCCGACGCCGTCCGTCCACAGAGAGCTGGTGATGACAGATAtactgacagagagacagacagacagacagacaggcagaaggtcagacagacagagagacagacagacagagggacagacagaaggacagacagacagacagacagacagacagacagacagacagacagacagacagacagacagacagacagagagacagtgggacagacagaaggacagacagacggagagaccgagggaaggacagacagatagacagacagacggacggtcggacggacagatagacagacaaacagagcgatagagagacagacagacagacagaaagagagacaaacagacagacatatggacagacagacagataaacaggtagacagagggatatacagaaagacagacggacggacggacggactgacggacggacggacggacggacggacggacggacggacggacggacggacagacagacagacagacagagggacggacagaaggacagacagaggaacggacagaaggacagacagacagagagacagtgggacagacagaaggacagacagacagacaaagagacagacagacggacggacggacagacaaagagacagacagacggacggacggacagacgaacagagagacagacagagagaccgagggacagacagaaggacaggcagacagacagacagacagacagagacacagacaaacagacagatggacggacaggcgaacagacagacagagagacagacagagagacagagagatatacAGACAAACggaaacagacagagggacggacagaaggacagacagagggacggacagaaggacagacagacagagagacagtgggacagacagaaggacagacagacagacaaagagacagacagacggacggacggacagacaaagagacagacagacggacggacggacagacaaacagagagacagacagagagaccgagggacagacagaaggacaggcagacagacagacagacagagacacagacaaacagacagatggacggacaggcgaacagacagacagagagacagacagagagacagagagatatacagacaaacagacatccAAACagccagacggacagacggacagacggatagacaaacagagagatatagaacagacagacagtcagacagagagacagtgggacagacagacagagagacagagggacagacagaaggacagacagacagacagacagacatagagacagtgggacagacagagagaccgagggacagacagaaggacagatagacagacagacagagagacagacggacggacggacagacgaacatacagacagacagagagacagacagacggacagatggacagacagacagacagacaaatagagagacaaacatactgacagacagacagatagacaggtagacagagagatatacagacagacagacagacagacagacagacagacagacagacagacagacagacagacagacagacagacggagagacaaacagagagatagagagacagacagacagacagagagacagacagaaagatggatggaaagacacacaggtagacagacagacaaagagatagacagatagggTGATACatagatagacggacagacagatagatagacagacagatagcagacagacagatagcagTTATAATGACAGACAGCTAGACAGATAGCAGACagatggcagacagacagatagtcaGTCTGCAAAGGCTCCTCTAGAGCCTGAGGCTGAACTCCAGGTTCATGTGTGTAGCTGGGATGAACCAATTAGAGTGTTTTAAATAAACCTGCCAGCCAGCATTAATTAAAACTCTTAATTGACGCCCTGAGGCGATGTGCTCATCTTTCTGGACCTCGTTAAACAGAGGTAAACAAGACCAGGCTGTGGACTGAGCATTGATTGgctgaaaataaaataacgTACATAGCTTTGTACAGCCATTGTATAACATTTGAAAAGTCCTCTCTGGTTTGCAAATGGATTCACTACATCTCCAGTTAGTGTCACTAAGGAGGAGAAGTGGGCGTGCCGTATGTTTGCTAGGTGTCACTTCCAGGACATGGGATGGTTAGGTTTAAGTATTCGGGTGGTTAAGTTTAATTAGGGTAGAGGTAGAGATCGATGAGCTTAGGGTTAAAGtatgaggttagggttaagagATTGGGTTGCGGGTTAGTGTTTAGGCTGAGGGTGAATGCTGGGTCAGGGGTCTGGGTCCGGAGGCCCTCTTAACACTCTGGTCCGTCTCAGTGTCTGTGCAGAGCTCCCCTGAGGACCCCCAGGCTGGGGTGCTGTCCGGCCAGCTGGACCGGCTGTGGAAGGACCTGGATCAGCAGGAGAAGAAGGTCCTGACCACACTGCGGTCACCCCTCGACCGGGGAGAACCCACCAAGGAACTGGCCCGGCGGCTCAAGGACCACGAGGTGAGAGTTATGACTCAGAAAAGAGTACCTCCTGGTGGATCACAGCATATAACAGTTCACTTGCCAAAGTAAAAGTCCCTCCAGGTCACTCTACACATGTTATGAGCCATACCACGTTCCCAAAGTAAAAGTCCTTCCAGGTCACTACACATGTGATGAACAATTCCATGTTTCCAAAGTAAAAGTGCTTCCAGGTCACTCTACAAAGTAAAAGCCCCTCCAGGTCCCTCTACATATAGGATGAATAATTATGCGTTTCTAAAGTAAAAGTCCCCCCAGGTCACTCTGCAAAGTAAATGTCCTTTCAGGTCACTCTAAAATGTAAAAGTCCTTTCAGGTCACTCTACAAAGTAAAAGTCCCTCCAGGTCACTCTACAAAGTAAAAGTCATTTCAAGTCACTCTACAAAGTAAAAGTCCTTCCAGGTCACTCtacaaagtaaaagtcctccCTGTTAAGTGGATCCTGTTTTCTTAAGCCTCCACTTAACAGGAGTCTTTTACTTTGTAACCCTGGGAGTCCCACTCAGTAGCAGACCAGTGGCCTCTTGTTCCTGGAGGTCCTACACCACGACATACCACATGAGGAGAGTCCATCCTGTGTTCTCCTCCCAGGAGACCACCACGGCCGTGCGGCGGCTGGAGTCCCAGAAGGCAGCCGTCCAGCGCGAGATGGCACCGATTATTACCCAGAAGCCCCTGGGGCCCACCACCGCCACGCTGCCCGTCAAGATGGACGCCATCAACAGCAAGTTCAACAATGTCAACACCCTGATGGAGCTCTACAACAAGAAgtaagagaggaagaggagggaggaagtaaCAACAGCATGTACAGGAAATAACTACAGGAAGTAACTACAGGAACCAACTACAGGAAGCACATTTATAGTGTATACTAACTAATTGGAAGCACACATACTTGTGTTTAAAGGTGTAGGCGTTCGCAAGGTCGAGGGGTTTTAAGGAATATTCTGATTTTTGAGTCAATGTTTTGTGCTGAAAGGCAAGAATCTCTGGAGAATATTAATCAAACATATTTCCAGCTTCTCATTGGAAGTTGTGGCTTGTCAGCCGCCCATAGCACGAGTTCCTTACTGGAGATTTGAATTAATCGCCCCGatctgcctctttctctccttgcaGAGCAACCGCGGTCATGTTCCTGGAGAAACAGCTCCACCGTGTGGACGGATCGGTCTCTGCCTCAGAGGAGCAGCTCGCTGCGGACGGCCCGTTGTCGGCCGCTCCCGGCGCCCTGAAGGACCGCAGCAAACAGCTACAGGTGACGTAATCCCAGCGAGCCATACACGACGTCAACAGAACTGCCGatagataaaaaataataacaaataataaaagaCTTGGTCAACAACTGACAGCTGACCAATTAAAGTCCACCTTATTGGCTTGTTTGGCAAGCAAAGGATAGATAAAGAAAGATAAGCCATAAGTCATAAGCACCGTGAACAGTAACTGATATATAAGATTATTAAATTAGCATGTTTAATAAATTGCATCCTTATTATGGTTGATAACTGTAGGTTATAACAATGACTGTATTATTCATGTTATTCCCCTGGTTTTTATTCCCATGGCTCTCGGTTTGACAGACCATGCAGTCGGAGCTGCAATCCCAGCAGGACGAAGTCTATAAACTGGGCCGGGAGCTGGAGCTCACCCAGCAGGCCGGAAGTCCTCTGCAGAAGGTCTACAGCGAGTACTGTCCCGATatccaccaccagggggcgcagGTGAAGCAGCTCAAGAACCGCTACACCAACATCAACAATGAATTGCAGGAGAGGTGAGGgctgggtgtgcttgtgtgcatgtgtgcatgcgtgagctCAGGATTGGCTGATGAGTTTTCAACTGCAAGTCAAAATGTTCTTTGTTCAAACCCCAGTTTCATCATCCAACCTGTAGGCTTAGCATGCTCGCTCCTATCTCTTACTCTCCTTTTGAACCAACTCTGCTCTCCAGCCTAAATTACTGAACTGTTGTCTTCATTTAGCTCAATGCTAAGCTAATGTTGAATTGAACTCTGTTCCAGGATGAGGATCATCCAAGAGGCTAACAACAAGAACCAAGCGTTCCAGAATGCGGCCCAGTCTCTGGACTTCTTCCTGGTCAACCTCCCCAACAACAACATCCTGGCCTCCGACGAATCGGCTCAGATCAACAGCAAACACAACTCTCAGAAGGTGACGTCTCTTACTGATCCCGGATATCATCTGATGTTTCCTAACTCGATCATGGTCTTCTGGTATCCACCCCTCTGACACCAGTGTTGGATCTCCCCTTCCTCGTTAACCGAGTTGTGCTTTTTGTTTGGTTTAGAGGATCGTGGTGGACATCCAGAGGAAGGCGGATGACTTGGAGCGAGTCAAGGAGCTTTCTTATGACCTGCAGAGCGTCCTCAATGTAAGTCTGTCCACTGAATTTTTTAAAGTCTTGCTTGCGATGGGCCAGCTAGCGGTGAGAGCCCAGATGGAATCAAGACCGGGACTGGGGGATAAGGGGCTATGATACCTAATATGTCCACAGGTATACAACGTGAATACTtctttatttacaatatttattgatattgtTTCAGGAGTATGATGTCAGATCCAAGAAGTTTCAGGGAACTTTGGCCGACGATGACAATGAAGAGACAGAGATCCTTCCGAAGGCAACACTTAAGGATGCTGTACAGAAGAAGGTACACAGGATCTGCAGTCCCTGATATCCACCTGAATATGAACTATAACGGACCACCAGGCTAAGGCTCTCTCTGGGTCATGTGGTGACGTGGTATTGTGTTTCCACTGCAGGAGCGAGACCTCATCAACCTTTACTCTGAGGTGTCTGCGGAGAACACCCAGCTGCTCAGCCAGATGAAGATGGCCAAGAACATCAAGACCAGGGTAGGGTGTGGTTCCTAAGACCAGGGTAGGGTGTGGTTCCTAAGACCAGAGTGGGGTTGGGTTCCTAAGACCAGGGTAGGTTGTGGTTCCTAAGACCAGGGGAGGATGCAGTTCCTAAGACCAGGGGAGGATGTGGTTCCTAAGACCAGGCTGGGGTGTGGTTCTTAAGGACTGGGTGGTTGGATTCCATGGTGAAGCCTCGGTTATATGCCTCAAAGCTACATCGTCCGTGGTTTAAACTTGAATGTAGACTTTCTCCTTGGAGTTTGCAGGTTCTCCTTTTTATGCGCTGGTTTCCTCCTTTAAAAATGCATTATAGGGCTATCGGCATGTTAGTGTACTTATTATGTAACTGAGTAAGCATGCAGTGTACTTGGCAGGTGGGGTAGTTAACATGCACGATTGCTGAGCAGTTTTGGTACTTTCTCAGCGGGCCTTCCATGGGTTGgttcaaatatttatatttgaatCGTCATTATTCACCATCCAAGGTTGGTCTCCCTCTGAACTCCTTGTTCTCTCTCCCGTGCAGAGTGAGGAGCAGGTGAGCCAGGTGGTGGTGAAGCAGCAGATGCAGCTCCAGAGCGATAAGAAGACCCTGGAGGAGAATGACGTCCTGAAGAGGGAGCTCAACGAGGAGAAGGAACGGCGCGTCCACACCGAGAACAACCTGGAAACCTACAGACAGAGGTTCGTCTCGCTGAAGAGCCGGAGAGGAGTCGAGcggctggaggagaaggaagtgGTCCAATACTACCGGGAGCCCAAGGTGGAGGCTGAGCTGCGGTCCCTGAAGAACAAGATCCAGGAGGAGACCTCAAAGAGGTCGGAGACACGCACCAAAATAGAGATCACCACAGAGATGGTTCTCAAGATGGAGAGGCAGCTGTCCACCATCGAGCCCAAGCTGGTGACCAAGGTCCTGACAGAGTACGAGAGAGACCCTCAGCTCGACAAGGAGATGACCAGGATTCGAGAAGAGATGAGTAGGATGCGAATGGACCTGCAGACAAGAGATACGGAAACAGTGCAGATGAGGACAGAGATTACGGTGTTATCTCAACGGGCCCCAAAAATCAAGCAGAGGGTGGTGAAGAAGGTGGTGATAAGGCTGGACAAGGATCCAGAGATGTTGAAGTCCGTCCTCATTTTCCAGAACGAGATCGCAGACGAGGAGAACCGATGCCAGTTACTCAATGAAGACATCTTTAGCACAAGGTCCGAAATCAACACGCTGGAGAGGGTCATTCCAACCATCCAACCCAAGATCGTCACCAAGGTGGTGAACCAGGTGCAGCAAGATCCCGACCTGGTTGAAGAATCAAGGAAGCTCCGCATGGCCCTTGAGGaagaggtagaagagaatcaCATCCTGATCAAGGATCTGACCGCTCTCAAGCTGCGCTACAGTGAAGTGGAAAAGATCAGACCAAGGGTGGAGATCAACGAGGTCGTCAACGAGATCTACAGGGTGGATCCGGAGACGGAGCTGGAGCTGGTGAGGCTGAGGAAACTGCTGGCGGACTTCAGTCGAAACCGTGCTGATTTAGAGAAGGAAACCACCACAGTGACGAAGAGCCTGACCACTGTTCGCTCTCAGAAGCCAAAGATCGAGTACCAGGAGGTCACTCAGGAGCTGATCAAAGAGGAGAAGAGCCCGGAGGTGCTCAGAGAGCTCCAGAGGCTGAACAACCAGGTGTCTCGTCTGCAGGTGAACTACGACACTACCCTGGATCTGCTGAAACGGCTCCGGAACGAAAGGGATGTGCTGAAGCTCGAAAAGTCCAAGGTGGAGTTGCAGCTGGTCAACAAAGAGGTGATCAGATATGAGAATGACCcgctgctggagaaggaggctgACAGAATGCGGAGGAACTATAGGGAGGAGGTGCAGGCACGACGGAGTGTGGAGGAGGCCGTCTTCGACCTGCAGAACAAATACATTGTCCTTGAGAGGCAAAAGCCAGAAGAGCTGATTGTTATTACGGAGATGATCCGTCTTGAGCGAGACCCTAAGCAGATAGTGGAGCACGAGAAGCTCAACCAAACCATGGATGACGAAGTGAAGGCTCGCAGAAAGCTTGAGCTTGAGGTGAGACAGCTCCGATCCTTGGTTGAGGAAAAGGAGAAACTAGTGTCCCAGACAGATGACCGCCAGAAGAAGATTCAAGTAGAGATGGAGCTCAGGCAGATCAGGTCCCTCATTCTTGAGCTGGAGAATGCTCCAGCTCCCATCGAGGAGAAGATCATCATCGAAGAGGTCCTCAAGGTGGAGAGGGACCCCCAGCTCGAGAAACTCACAGATGAGCTGCGCAGGAACATGGAGATGGAGAGCAATAACATCAGTAGCATCGAGAGAGAAATCCGCAACCTGATGGTCAAGATAGAGGTTGTGCAGAAAGAGAAGTCCTGTGAGAAGGTGGTTTACAGAGAGGTGGTCCGTGTGGAGAAGGACCCCGCGGTGGAGGCTGAGAGGGACCACCTCAGGGAACGCCTGACGCAAGAGAAAAACTTCAGGAGGGACCAGGAAGATAACATCGGGAGAATGAGTTCAAGGCTGATCCGTCTGCAGACTTCGAGGTCCAGCACTTCTACGGAGGAGACCTCTCTCACCCTGAGTCGAGATACACTCCAGAAGGAGAAGGACAACCTCCTCAGGGAGCTCCGGACGCTGGAGACGGAGAGGCAGACGGTGAGCACCACGTTCCACCAGCAGTCCAAGATAGTGAGCGAGCGGACCCAGGTGACCCGGCAGCGGAGCGtcaagacacagacagagctgcagcgactggagagagagatcctGAACGAAAAGGAGAAGATCAATCAGAAGGACTCCCTCATCCTGGAGTTACTGAACAGCGTGAAGAAAGAAGAGCACACGGAGACCCACACCAGAGAGACCAACCTGTCCACCCGTATCTCCATCTTTGATCCAGAGACTGGTCAAGACATGTCTCCATACGATGCCTACCTCCAGGGCCTGATCGACAAGAAGCAGTACATCAATCTGCAGGAGCTAGAGAGCGACTGGGAGGAGATCAGGTCCAGTGACCGGGAGGGTGAGACTATAATGCTGCAGGATCGCAAGAGTGGGAAGCAATACTCCATTGATGAGGCTCTGAGGGACGGACGTCTGACCCAATACGAACTGCAGTCCTACAAGGACGGAAAGATGCACATCTCTGAATTTGCTCTCCTTGTTGCGGGTATAACCCAGAAGCCATACATTCCTACAAAGACGATCCCAAAGTCGCCGACAAGATTCCTGGATTCTTCCCCTCTCAACTCCATGCCCCCTTCCCTTCGGACTTCGTTCCCCACTCTTAACCCTCAACCTTACTCAAGCCTTTCCCGCCAGAAAAGCAGCAGCATGGGCAGCCTGTTGTCCACAGCAGGGGACGAGCTTTACCCGATCTCCGGCATCTTCGACACCACCACTGAGAGCCGCATGTCTGTGAGGAGCGCGCTCACACGCAGACTCAttgaccccaacacggccctcAAACTCCTGGAGGCCCAGGCTGCAAGCGGGGGGATAGTCGACCTCAACAAGAAGGACAAGGTGTCGGTCCACCATGCGGTTAAGATCGGGCTCATAGACCAGGGGAACATGCACACCTTGCTCCACGCACAGAAGGCCTTCACCGGGGTGGAGGACCCCCAGACCAAGGAGCGCTTGTCCACGGGGCAGGCGGCGGAGAAGGGCTGGATCCCCCACGAGAGCGCGCTGAGGTACCTGGAGGCCCAGCACCTCACCGGGGGGCTGGTGAACCCGGCCAAGACGGGCCGCCTCACCGTTACGGAGGCGCTGGCCGGCAGGCTGATCAGCGAGGAGGTGGCCAAACACCTGCGGGACGAGGCCTCGTTCCCCGCGGAGCTGGTGGACCCCGTCACCAAGGAGAAGATCACCTATAAGCAGGCCATGGAGCGCTGCCAGAAGGACCCGACcacagggctgctgctgctgcctgcaGTCTCCACCGACGCCAACCCGCCCTCCTACTCCAACTACCACTTCAATTCCACCAGCCAGGTCTGATCCCCGCAGGAGACTCCCACAGGTGCTAGGACGGCTTTAATGAGAATAATCCAATGTCAGAGGAGTTATGCTATATCTCTGTTTACATGAAGGTATGAATCGtctttgtttcttgttttgatcaaactgtttgtgtgtgttcttttaaaAGCTAGCTAGGAGATATTGTAACGTTTGTGTTTTGATCCTCTGAACTTGGGGTTTCTGGTTTCTTGATTCAAATCCATCCCATTCCTGATAAGCtcttaaattaaataaaagaataataaataaacgttGACCACTCTGGGTGCTTTTATTTGGGTATGTTTCGTGAACTCTGTTATATCTTCTAGCTTGTGACGTCACTGAGGCACTGTCAGGATTATGAAGAAAAGCTCAAATTCATAAATGCATAATAAGCACAGCACATTAGTCAGAAGGAGTTTACCAAATAAGTATAAAATAATGAACAAACTACTATTACatgatatttacatttagggcatttagccgatgcttttatccaaagcgacttaaaacggttcatgcacacatccacacaccgacagcggagtcaaACATGCACCAATGCAAGGCCACAGCCTTGCATGCAGCAGCAAAAGCCTTCTTCATTGTTAGTTATACCCACAGGTAAGAAGCACACAGGTTACATCAACAGGTTACATCACTAATAAAGTATAATAGTTCACTGAGTGGGAGGGGGcgattacagacacacactgaggcaTCTCAAGGAACCCCCGCCGAGGACCCCCTCTCCCCGAGAGGGGTGACCGGCCGCCCTCTCCCCAGGAGGGGTAACCTCCCTTTCCCCAGGAGGGGTGACCCCCCTCTCCCTAGGACGGATGACCCCTCTATCCCCAGGAGGGATGACCCCgtgaccccccctctccccaggaGGTGTGACCCAGGGTAGCACAGTGTGGGGGAAAACGTGATGACTTTGCGTTGGTCACGGTGTTGTTGAGCTTTCTCCCGGTAAGTAGCGTCGATGCGGGGCGGCTCTGTGGCTCTGCTGGGAAGGGAGCCTGCCTGCCGGGAGATTACCGCTGGCTGGGAAGGATTTGGTGGGATTACTGGTGTTGAATTGGTCTGGAGTGCACGGCTGCTTCTACCTGAAGGGGCGTTAAGGAGGTCGACCCATTATTAGTCTGGTAGTGCATACCTACATCTTAATATGATCAACTAACACTACTATAGCTCTCACACAGGGGCAGTGTGTGGTGAATAGTTGTAATGTAGTCTTAATTCAACATTGccattgtgtgtgggtgtatgtgtgtgtgtgcgtgtgtgtgtcgtgtgagtgtgtttgtgtgtgtttgtgccagtgtgtgtaggtgtttgtgtgtgtgtgtgtgtgtgtgtttgtgtgtgtgtgtttgtgtgctgacGTCAAACAGCGTGGCGCTGATGATCAGAGAGGGCTTCTGCATGATTGCGCTT
This region includes:
- the evplb gene encoding envoplakin, producing the protein MSKKEPSPVKITKTQASDLTVVIARMQRNADQVEKNILQSEELLAEDTGRETKGAPLVHQPQNTACLAEAEGLLKDLFLDVDRARKLGHPQVGEIQKDVVNLHDRWVKDCSIYRELYEQVNEVDSGPRLDWGRLLPEKQREIEAESYGPQLSDVEKQVAAHNLLHDQIQEYKVQLDPKTNLSKEEYAAVLKKYNQLLDSSEARRRALSSLLDYMQSCSKELGFMSDQQQRVLQRDWSDQMNDPAGVRMEYEKFKNSGLLVHETNTNQLQELGDSLVAKNHPGSPTILAHKEKVAAEWQKFLNLCLAQETHLDNIEDYRKFQLDAETMADSLKRLHGNLDPNVSANKSTPEFLLALEADEPAVERNVQRLAALTELSQRVAPLKQRRAPHPRAGPALPVCEWTERGDSVTRGENLTLRSNADNRKWEVQKGDGTTMSLPGACVMIPAPDTEALKKVDSLEQELTDLKRRRAALRTSLRTAEADAVRPQRAVSVQSSPEDPQAGVLSGQLDRLWKDLDQQEKKVLTTLRSPLDRGEPTKELARRLKDHEETTTAVRRLESQKAAVQREMAPIITQKPLGPTTATLPVKMDAINSKFNNVNTLMELYNKKATAVMFLEKQLHRVDGSVSASEEQLAADGPLSAAPGALKDRSKQLQTMQSELQSQQDEVYKLGRELELTQQAGSPLQKVYSEYCPDIHHQGAQVKQLKNRYTNINNELQERMRIIQEANNKNQAFQNAAQSLDFFLVNLPNNNILASDESAQINSKHNSQKRIVVDIQRKADDLERVKELSYDLQSVLNEYDVRSKKFQGTLADDDNEETEILPKATLKDAVQKKERDLINLYSEVSAENTQLLSQMKMAKNIKTRSEEQVSQVVVKQQMQLQSDKKTLEENDVLKRELNEEKERRVHTENNLETYRQRFVSLKSRRGVERLEEKEVVQYYREPKVEAELRSLKNKIQEETSKRSETRTKIEITTEMVLKMERQLSTIEPKLVTKVLTEYERDPQLDKEMTRIREEMSRMRMDLQTRDTETVQMRTEITVLSQRAPKIKQRVVKKVVIRLDKDPEMLKSVLIFQNEIADEENRCQLLNEDIFSTRSEINTLERVIPTIQPKIVTKVVNQVQQDPDLVEESRKLRMALEEEVEENHILIKDLTALKLRYSEVEKIRPRVEINEVVNEIYRVDPETELELVRLRKLLADFSRNRADLEKETTTVTKSLTTVRSQKPKIEYQEVTQELIKEEKSPEVLRELQRLNNQVSRLQVNYDTTLDLLKRLRNERDVLKLEKSKVELQLVNKEVIRYENDPLLEKEADRMRRNYREEVQARRSVEEAVFDLQNKYIVLERQKPEELIVITEMIRLERDPKQIVEHEKLNQTMDDEVKARRKLELEVRQLRSLVEEKEKLVSQTDDRQKKIQVEMELRQIRSLILELENAPAPIEEKIIIEEVLKVERDPQLEKLTDELRRNMEMESNNISSIEREIRNLMVKIEVVQKEKSCEKVVYREVVRVEKDPAVEAERDHLRERLTQEKNFRRDQEDNIGRMSSRLIRLQTSRSSTSTEETSLTLSRDTLQKEKDNLLRELRTLETERQTVSTTFHQQSKIVSERTQVTRQRSVKTQTELQRLEREILNEKEKINQKDSLILELLNSVKKEEHTETHTRETNLSTRISIFDPETGQDMSPYDAYLQGLIDKKQYINLQELESDWEEIRSSDREGETIMLQDRKSGKQYSIDEALRDGRLTQYELQSYKDGKMHISEFALLVAGITQKPYIPTKTIPKSPTRFLDSSPLNSMPPSLRTSFPTLNPQPYSSLSRQKSSSMGSLLSTAGDELYPISGIFDTTTESRMSVRSALTRRLIDPNTALKLLEAQAASGGIVDLNKKDKVSVHHAVKIGLIDQGNMHTLLHAQKAFTGVEDPQTKERLSTGQAAEKGWIPHESALRYLEAQHLTGGLVNPAKTGRLTVTEALAGRLISEEVAKHLRDEASFPAELVDPVTKEKITYKQAMERCQKDPTTGLLLLPAVSTDANPPSYSNYHFNSTSQV